Part of the Impatiens glandulifera chromosome 8, dImpGla2.1, whole genome shotgun sequence genome is shown below.
AAGCATGAGAAACAGATAGTTGTCACATATCCAACCTGTGAATCAGAAGTCATATATGATTAGCATACAAAGGCCACACAAAAAAACGTAAATAAGTTAAAAGAACACATACCTCTTGCAATTTCTTACGTCGGCCTTTTGATTCTACAGGGAAACGTCGCAACATAAGAAATAGCCTGAAAGAAGATAAAAGCAAAAGTGATGAGCCAACCaactaactttaaaaaataaaccacCCGGTCCACCCCTAAACTATTTTTTACTTACTTTATTCTTCTAAAAAATAACTCCTACCATACTGAATTATGGAACATTGACTtcacataatttaattaaagatgtGCAAATTTCAGACTTAACAATCAATTTTTGCTTTCATTAGGTTCTTTGTCATCAATCCATCATGAATATTTGCTGGAAATCTGTCCACTAAACAAAACCAAGTACATTATTTCTCCAAGTACGTCATTGGTGTCGTTCTCACTGTTCTCTTGATAAGGGCCATAAGGTTACTTAAAGTTTTTCAAAGCTTATTTTCACTTCTCTGGCGAAAACAGACAACATTGTTTATGAAAGACTACTAAGCCTAGAGTTGGAGAAAACCAATTGTATGGTCTGCTCAGTGGATGTGAATTCATTCCTGTTAGTTAGTAGAGAGGATTGCAGTGTAATTCAAGGTTCAATCAGCTTTAGTGTATTCCAAAATAAGCATATATAAGAATAtctaataaaaagtaattagtTTGGTAGCGCACTTCTAGGGTAGTCACTCATTTCATAATGTTATGTTACATACAGCAAGAAATGTCAAGTGGATTTATAGGAGTTATCCATTCAGAAGTTTCACAATGTTGACTCTATGCAACAAGAATTATCAAAGGCATTGATAAAAAGTTATTCAACATACTAGTACCAAAGAGTTATGGACCacctaaaaaacataaaattgcATCTCCCCCTAACCCGAGAACAAACTGAGGAAATACAAGAAAAATTAGATTgtacattataagaatattattagCCTATTTGGACACTGTATTTGCAACAATCACGATCACATTGGAAATCGCTagttaaaattgaaagaaaattgCCAAAGCTAAAATTGAgtgattttatttcatttggcATACAAGTTATGGTGTAATTTTGTGTTTCATTTAGTTTAGAGATTTTttcatcataattattttttggatcatgaCCCAGATGTTGTTGCCGAACATAATAAACGTAGATTGTCTGGGATCATGATGAACAtgacaaaatttataataaaacaacCCATAAAGCATGCATTGCAAATTGTCAATAGGAATCACTAATGAGTTCTCATTGAACCGTGATCAGAGTGGGAAGAACTACTTAATACATTGCCCTCTGTCCTCATAAGAAAAAAACCATAAATAGATGAAGGATTCAGCACATGCCTTTAGAGCTGGGCATGATCACATTATCTAGAGAAAATGGCTTCTAAAGATATCCACATAATATTAACTCAAACCATGATGAACCCTAAAAGCAGTGCATTTCTACAATGCTTCATAAGCATAGTTCTTTCCATTGCCTTGATTTTGGAAATCAAGATAAATTAATATGGTGAACATTACCTTCCACCATACAGAACAAATCCCAAAGCAGCAACCAAGGAAACACCTGCAAAAACCACGTGTTTAGGAACGAACACTTGTTCTAAGTGATGAATCAACAAATCAGAAGTGATATCAGGAACACGTATAATGCTAAAGAACCTGCAAAGAACAATTTTGACATAATGATCAAAGGTCCAATAGGCTTCCACCAGATGATAAGCCACAAAGAAATCTGGAAGAGGAGCATAAACATATTCTTAACACATGGTTACAGAAAAGCAATAATCCGAATTAATCGatacatttttcaaaaacaaaactaTAGATGAAAGATAAAGCATGGATCAACTAAGCCCTCTTGGGGACTTGCTTCAGAATAAGAAAGAATTTTCATTGAAATACTAGGGAATAATGTATGATTCTATTCATGGGGGGACGAcataaatattccaaaaatagaAAGTACGAAACAATTGGGACATTTTTGGAAATTGTATGCAGTTACTAATTCATTATCTTAAATCATGATTTGGCTGATTAAAACTTCATTCTCAGTTCCAAATGAATTTTTATGAAAGCCTTTCATTTGCTTCTCTTAGATAGAGTTTTATTTTCTCATAGTATACCATAATTCTTGGcctaattcttcttctttagaaACTATAATATGTGATCACAAATGCAAATATGATCATCAAAGATCCATGAGAATTGTAACCATGATGGAAAGAAAAAACATTAGGATGTTGTTTGTTGTGATCTATCACTTTTCATGTACTCTGAAGCACACTTAGTCCACAACCCATGAGGAACAAGGAAATGTTGTACATATGGGATTGGTTGTTTGATGATAAATACACCCCCTCTACTCATTCATTTATTAGGATGTTGTTAACCAGATTATAACGGTTGAGGCAGATCCCACTGATAATTTGGCCAAAGTGCAAAATATGCcgtaaatttttaatttgtccCAAAGCTTCACTGACCTGCTAAATTTAGCCGAAGTTAGGCGCCCAAAGTGAGATGGTCAAATTGGGCTTGGTTTGTTTTCTTTCAGAATTCTAACGGCCCAACAAAGAGAGCGAGGAAGATGTTCCCAACAACAGACAGTAACCTTTGGTGAATACGGAGATGGAAATAGGGGATGGTCGGTAAGGAATCGGTGGTAATGTGTAGGAAGGAAAGGAGACTATAAAAATGTTGACTGGAGAAACAACCTTAGAAATGTTACGACAGGTTTGGACTAGAAAAAGGCCAACAAACAAGGGAACTGTTGGTGAGTGTGATGGAGTGGCTGTCTATTGATGACAAAGAGAGAAGTCACTAATAAGTACGATTGGAGTTATTGAGGGAGACAAAAGGAGTTGTATGTTGTGTGTTGACGAGGGAGTTGATCAGCAAGAAGGTCCACGAACTGGAGGGTGCAGTCAAGAGAGGCTTTTAGTGAACCTTTATGAGGGGGAGACAACTTTGGGAACAGAAGGCAACTGACTGACTACCTGACTCACGGAAAACAAAGAATCATGGCAGCACCTTTGGGAATAGAAGGCAGCCCGACCCCTTGCTAGGGAAGAGCAAAGGAGAGGTTAGGAGCACAAAACAAAACAGGAAAATAGAAGTTTGATTGTCTTCCAGTGGACTGGCAGATGGGAACTCAGAGATGCTCCTCAAGAATGTTGCTCTAATATCATGAAGATTTGTGagataatatatcatttttattacattttccTTTCAACATTAGATGCATATCTATACAAAGTATGATATCTAATTTTAGGCATTTAGAATCTCTAACTTAGGTTATCTCCTTATCAATTACATATAATTAGCATAGATAAGGAAGGAAAGAAAACGTCTACACAATCAATTATAGAAATTTGTAAGTATCCAAAACTTGGCCTATTCCAAAGCACACTTTTATCATTTCCAACAACATTTACACTCCAAATGGTTGGAGTTGTCTGTTTCGCAACAAAAGCTCATTTAGTTACTTTCTTTCTCTATTGACTAAAAAATGTAGCAACTTTTGTAATAGTGCAATCAATCCAATTATATGAAGAAACCTCCATTCACTTCAACCTACTACAAGTATATTTCCTAGATTGATTCTCTACATAAGGCATGCCCAAAAACACATTCAAGCAATTAACTATTGGTTTGCGATGTTAAGAGGGGACAAGGTTCTTCAAACGCCACATTGTTAAAGAACCTACTACATTACTATTTCTGCAAGTATTACATTACACAGCATTCACAGTGGAAAGAAAACAACACACCAAAAGATGGTAGCAAAATTTCTCCACTCATTAGCTGGCATTCATTTGACTTAAGATAACCTATAATTGGATCATAGTAAGGAACTATATCAAGAAAATTTCACCTGAACAACATAAACAACAGCATTAATCGTAAAGAAGCTTGGCCTCAATCCATCAGTAGACACAACACGTGCCTGcaaaattgatattaaaaagtgAGTCTCATTGGTAATAGCAGTTAAAGACAAACAAAAGAAAGCGATTTTCGACAGGAACCTGATAGTATATCTCTGCCCAGAATAACACGAGCAATGCATATGTAGTAAAGAAGGCAAGGCTTGGCACATCAAGCAGCATATGCTGGAGAATCTAACCAACAGAAGACAAACAGAAAGTCAGACTTGAatagaaaaacacaaaatgatTTCTTTAATGTATCTTCCATTGAAACTTTGAGAGGAAGACAGTTGAAGACTAAGCATATCAATCAAAGATTTAGAATTCAATACCACAGGAGCCAGCCTTTGGACATTGCGGCGGAATACAAAAACAAGAGATCGAACTGCCAAATAACAGAGCAACTCAATAAAATCAATACATGCAGTAATCCTTTacaaagataaaagaaagaaaaataaaacaggAAGTGATGATGACAATAAATTTTCTGAAGTAAGTTGAAAACCAGTAAAGGTACACACCCCCATTCACCaagaaattgagaaaatgaaagaCCTTCTGAGTTGTCCAACCGTACTCTGGTACCCTCAACTGTATGCGGACCAGTTGTACCTAAAAGAAAACTGGGATACTCAGACAACTGACTACTTATATTTGGATTAGTGctgaaaaaatttcaattcattTAACTTGaccacaaaatataaaatccatgccATAGAACACCATATCTATATCAATTTCCTTGTCACAAGGATGACCATATacaaaaattattcataattcATGTGATTAGTTAAATTCCAAGATTGAAGGGAAATACTCCAATGTTGAGATAACCAAGAAATACAAATCGGTATAAAACATTCCCTGTTGAGACaagaaataaaaagtaaaaaaatgttaagCTTTTATCAGAAGGGTTACAACCCATTTGGCTTGTATGAAATAGAAGCCTtcttattcaataaaaatcataaaagttCCTGAAAACCAGTTAAAATTGATTGATTCCAAACAAAAAGGAGACAAAGAACCAAATCATTCATATTCCTTAATTCAACATATAATTCAAAACCCTAATCACCAAATTATATTACGAAAAAGAAACATATAACAAGATCCTTAATGTAAAAATCGGAGTACCCACCAAAGCAACAACGGCAACAACGCCGTAAAGACCCGCTAAGATATGGAAAATACGATCTTGCCAGAGATAGGATTCGTTTACACGGTCCCACCAATTAGAGGCTTCCTTGAGGGCGAAAGTAGTCATCTCCAAGGATGTCAGAAACACCCCCGCCATCTCCGGTGTTGGGAACTACGGCGACGATTCGAGAGATAATCGTACCGATTATAGTTTTTGATTTTTCTGGAACGTGGGGATTGataaagaagaaagatgatTTACGAACCGGTGGATTACAGCTCGGTTGGTACTTTGTAAATCAGAAATGGGGATGATTATCCGTTTTTGGATCGCGAAAAACAGCCGGAAtcggaaggaaggaaggaagcgGCAAgaaccgatttttttttttttttttttatggatttgATCAAGTAAAGTATTTCATACGCCCTTATCAATGACGTGTCACACGTTCTATTTTGAGATACACGTTGCTCTTCAATTTGGAACTTTTTTTTTGGTCAATAATTTGAGCTTCATtgttacttattttattaattttttttcaaatatgtcgtcttgtaaattattataattatttacaagTAACACTTATAAACTTACGAAGATGGTCTTAGAATTAGAAAGGGTGGAGAATGAAATTAGATTTTATTCATGAATCATTTTTTaacgggaaatttgaggaaatgaccttAAAAAGAGGCCTAAATTCGAAAAGTGAGGGTcactaatttaaatagcgctggtgaccccttttttttctgacgaaaatgtccctattgcgtcacgcatcctcaggttgcgtgacgtaattttttaattttttatttttcaaaaaattttaattatgaaattttttggacgaaaatgccccagttGCATCACGCAACCtcagttgcgttacgcaatcgcgtcacgcaaccccagtttcgttacgcaatcgcgtcacgcaactccagttacgtcacgcaaccgcgagacgaaaaaaaaaattgaaaaaaaaataataataaatctgattgcgtcacgcaactggagttaCGTTACGCAAGGGtacaattgtcattaaaaaatagAGTCACcaacgctatttaaattatccacTCACTCAAATGGTAATTCACCCTATTAGTAGGGTCATCtgctcaaatttcccctttttaacTTTCTTGATTTTATCAAGAAATAACAATTTGTTGTCATTTATCAACTTACAAAATTTGGGAAATGCAGAGTCATTGTTATTATCTATTATAATGAAAGTATCTCGAACGAAGATTCATGGTCATTCACAACATTCATTGCATATTTAGTCGGGTGAATGGAGGCAAAGGCAAATTTACTTTATGGGCTAATTGGGTTGTagttcaaattattattattattattattattattattattattattattatatataaagtgataTTGGTATATTTTGCTTGCtccttatatattatatcattgtAGTggtaaattatatgaaaaaaatttagtcCAGATAAATTTGATCTCCGCTTTGGGCAAAGGAGACATTAGATCGATGATCAGCCCAATGGTAATGTAACATGTGCAATTGGTATAGGGACTCTAAGTTTAAACAATAGAGATATATATGCTATGTCAATTAAGAGATTAATTAAccaattaaactaaattaattttattattttttatattaatttattatacatctttatatcattttaaaatgtattaaaattttaaaagaaataaaagttaCATAGACCCCGTAAATATCCAGCCCAGTGTTATCTAGTCGGAATCTCATTAAGTGTATGAGCAACAATACATTTATCAAGAGATTGTCATGAGCTACATGACTATGTCATTATAGACAAACTCGATGAACCTTTACGCAAAGATCTACACATGCACTCTAGGAGgaatgatatattatatatgatatgaACAAAATTCTAGACACTTCGTTAAGAATGCGAAATGTCGAAGTATAggaaaaaatatagtatttaGAGTAGAGTGGggaaaataatacaaacaaataaTAGAGATTGATCTCCAAAAAGATGTTAGCCACAATAAGGTAGGATTGTGGTCCATTTGATacttttgtaataaaataattaaatttagaatttattttgttcattaaaaattcttaattaatgcAAGGATTCCttttttgaaaaagttaaagaaaaacaaaaatagaagaaTAAGTATTCACATAGtccaaaatatcaattattatttttccaaaataaGAGATAAAAGTATAGACACCTTTCTTAGCATGGAGATATTCAAATAAGTCATGAAGAGTAACAAACAAAACATATGCCATGGAGAGATATTCAAATAAACCATGAAATGTAACAAACAATTATCATGCTTTTGAAAACATAAGGTGTATTACCAATAATCTCTTCTAATCATTTATCTAAATCAAAGAGAAAATGAATGATAGAAAATGGATTAAGTTAATAgatatattaaacttaaaatatccaaattttatataatatgtttataattttaaatataactagtacaatatgattaaatatatcaagattatattcattttgaatACAATATTACGGAAATATTGATATTAAAGTTGTCGCGATTAAACACAAAAGTcgcttaaatattttaaaataaaagtaagaaCGCATCTAATTTGAACATATTTATGTATaacatcaaattataaaattaatattttaaattattataatttacttaTGTATTATAATGTTATATCCGTCAATAATCCGacaataagaaattaatatcataaaaattatCGCAACGGGATATCAAATGATTGTTGAAAGTCGTTTACAATCTTTCTAAATAAATACCGAATTCAATCCTTAACTTTATAGATCTCGACCAGATTTACAATTTTCATTTGGATCTTGATCGGTGTGAGCTCAATATCGTCATAAATCTTAATCGGAAAGTCAGATTgcagaaaatatatatgtaaatattgtttttcgtgtttttcatttttattgtttttaactCTAGCTCtgaactttatttttttttgtttaaaataagcCCTAATATGAATTTACAAACAGATATTTCAGGTTTTCTGTCTGGGTTAAATTGTCCTGTGCTAAGTAAATTCcccaaaaactaattttataattcgAAATAAACTATCATTCTCCATCtttatcaattttcaaataactctttcAAGTTCACACCAACGGAATCTTTATTGTAATATAAACACTTTAATCATAATCATTAtgattgttaaattaaatttatatttcgaaaatatatattattttgtatataattttgattcacatgttgaattaatttataattaatttaaattaattcaataattattggatctttaatacaatatttatagtggggctattatgtaataaatttaaattaaagtgatcAAATATGGTATTAAGGAAGTTTTTGGGATACGTAGGTTATAGAATAAATGCATAGAGACcaaagagttatttaaatatatatatatatgattgactgatttataaataaccgaaatcttaaaaaaaatgattatggTCCCAATTTACACAGCGCTACACTGGATCGGGCTCATTGGACTTAATACATGTGGATtggtatctatatatatataatgatgtttaatttttaaagtgtccggattgccgggtcgagagctgtggttaatttggatacttgggtcggattgtgggttgacccgtttttaaatttaaaacggttaaaaaaaaattaaaattgctagaggtatgttgcgaacttgcaacctaataaaacaagtacaactctttaaccaactagactacaaagactttatattttaatttcaacaccaaatttgataaacgcgggacgttttaatattaatataagttcaactttttaactaactaatatataatgatgttgagtaaatggatacttgggtcgaattgtgggttgacccatccataaatttaaaacggttaaaaataaaattaaaaatgttatccgtaatttttttcacggttttttatattattactcgtgcaaatgcacaggctaaatgctagttagtAGAGTTACGGCATTCGGTAGGTAAGAAATCTCTCTCGTGTCCTCGTCGATAGAGAGGATTCATAGAGTGAGAAATTTCAAAGTGAAGTTAAAGGTTGTGCTAAATTAGAAGATTCATCAACCGAAATTCATCCCAAGGACAATCAAGAACAATGAAAACTAAATGTATGTTCCGCTTCTAGTAATTGAATTAATCTATCATCTCAAGTCTCTTGTTTATCATTTGATGGATATTTAAAGTTGATATAAACTATTATtagatttagtttataaaatttaacaattggtatcataGCCTACTGTTCA
Proteins encoded:
- the LOC124911353 gene encoding tobamovirus multiplication protein 3-like, giving the protein MAGVFLTSLEMTTFALKEASNWWDRVNESYLWQDRIFHILAGLYGVVAVVALVQLVRIQLRVPEYGWTTQKVFHFLNFLVNGVRSLVFVFRRNVQRLAPVILQHMLLDVPSLAFFTTYALLVLFWAEIYYQARVVSTDGLRPSFFTINAVVYVVQISLWLIIWWKPIGPLIIMSKLFFAGVSLVAALGFVLYGGRLFLMLRRFPVESKGRRKKLQEVGYVTTICFSCFLVRCIMICFNAFDKASDLEVLDHPLLNLIYYGLVEILPSTLVLFILRKLPPKRGITQYHPIR